One window of Opisthocomus hoazin isolate bOpiHoa1 chromosome 15, bOpiHoa1.hap1, whole genome shotgun sequence genomic DNA carries:
- the VASN gene encoding vasorin, with protein sequence MSQRILCTLLLLALGELAGACPSGCQCQDPKTILCAARRGHTVPQGLPPNTLSLYVFENGITMLSEDSFAGLPALQLLDLSQNKITSIQKNIFQPLTELVNLDLSSNQLQEITNETFHGLRLLERLYLQRNRIQHIHAAAFNTLENLLELKLQNNQLWAVPPLDLPNLLLLDISWNKIPAIAQGAFHTLNIESLKIAGLGLTSLNEELFQAQNNLHELDVSDNLLERVPAVLRRLGSLTKLSLAGNARISQLQAEDFHNLHNLQELDISNLNINTIPRDFSGFFPRLRAVTAAGNPFNCICQMSWLVQWVNASGVVLRRPEETRCHFPPKNSGKLLHHLQYADFGCPTTTTTTAPTTPRTTTLPPPMPIPTSSRPAPQPSAAAPSPGARAAQGSSTPVPFSGLPTPSSPPPPICPPRTCLNGGTCLLGAQNHLECLCPAGFTGAYCQAEERGTTASPATPAPPPSWRVSIAQVSSTSLKVDLQNYIQSRAQLKGIRLSYRNLSGPDKRPVMLRLPASLSEYTVRALKPNCTYRVCIGPLGEKASKEEHCAEAQTLPVSHQQHSPITQSKDSNLALMIVPALAAVLLLVVVVTAGTYYRRHRQAKAHAGTGMDASPLELEGVKACLENGDLSSHGCKVPEAVMLSGGSECEVPLMQSRYPSNNNTPGLKPSYF encoded by the coding sequence ATGAGCCAGCGGATCCTTTGCAcgctgctgctcctggcccttGGGGAGCTGGCCGGGGCATGTCCCTCAGGCTGCCAGTGCCAAGACCCCAAGACCATCCTGTGTGCGGCCAGACGGGGCCACACCGTGCCCCAGGGGCTGCCCCCCAACACCCTCTCCCTCTACGTCTTTGAGAACGGCATCACGATGCTCAGCGAGGACAGCTTTGCAGGCCTGCCCGCCCTCCAGCTCCTGGACCTTTCCCAAAACAAGATCACCAGCATTCAGAAAAACATCTTCCAGCCCCTGACGGAGCTCGTCAACTTGGACCTGTCCTCCAACCAGCTGCAGGAGATCACCAATGAGACCTTCCACGGGCTGCGGCTGCTGGAGCGGCTCTACCTGCAGCGGAACAGGATCCAGCATATCCACGCTGCCGCTTTCAACACGTTGGAGAACCTGCTGGAGCTGAAGCTGCAGAACAACCAGCTCTGGGCCGTGCCCCCCCTTGACCTGCCCAACCTCCTGCTGCTGGACATCAGCTGGAACAAGATCCCCGCCATCGCGCAGGGGGCCTTCCACACCCTCAACATCGAGTCCCTGAAGATCGCGGGGCTGGGCCTGACGAGCTTAAACGAGGAGCTCTTCCAGGCCCAGAACAACCTCCACGAGCTGGACGTCTCCGACAACCTGCTGGAGCGCGTGCCGGCGGTGCTGCGGCGGCTGGGCAGCCTCACCAAGCTCAGCCTGGCTGGCAACGCCCGCATCTCCCAGCTGCAGGCCGAGGACTTCCACAACCTCCACAACCTCCAGGAGCTGGACATCAGCAACCTCAACATCAACACCATCCCTCGGGATTTCTCCGGCTTCTTCCCCAGGCTGCGGGCCGTGACGGCTGCCGGCAACCCCTTCAACTGCATCTGCCAGATGAGCTGGCTGGTGCAGTGGGTGAACGCCAGCGGCGTGGTCCTGCGGCGGCCCGAGGAGACGCGCTGCCACTTCCCCCCCAAAAACTCCGGCaagctcctccaccacctgcagtACGCTGACTTCGgctgccccaccaccaccaccaccaccgccccGACCACCCCACGCACCACCACGCTGCCGCCGCCCATGCCGATCCCCACCAGCAGCCGCCCGGCGCCGCAGCCCAGCGCCGCCGCTCCCAGCCCGGGGGCCAGGGCCGCCCAGGGCAGCTCCACGCCGGTGCCCTTCAGCGGCCTCCCGACTCCCAGCAGTCCCCCACCACCCATCTGTCCCCCTCGCACGTGTCTGAACGGCGGCACCTGCCTCCTGGGTGCCCAAAACCACCTGGAGTGCCTGTGCCCGGCGGGCTTCACCGGGGCATACTGCCAGGCGGAGGAGAGGGGGACGACGGCATCCCCGGCCACGCCAGCCCCGCCACCCAGCTGGCGGGTCAGCATCGCGCAGGTCAGCAGCACCTCCCTCAAAGTGGACTTGCAGAACTACATCCAGTCCAGAGCGCAGCTGAAGGGCATCCGCCTGAGCTACCGAAACCTCTCCGGGCCGGACAAGCGGCCGGTGATGCTGCGTTTGCCGGCTTCGCTCTCTGAGTACACGGTGCGGGCGCTGAAGCCCAACTGCACCTACCGTGTCTGCATCGGGCCCCTGGGGGAGAAGGCCTCCAAGGAGGAGCACTGTGCCGAGGCGCAGACCTTGCCGGTGAGCCACCAGCAGCACTCCCCCATCACCCAGAGCAAGGACAGCAACCTCGCCCTGATGATCGTCCCCGCGCTGGCCgccgtgctgctgctggtggtggtggtcacTGCCGGCACGTACTACCGCCGGCACCGCCAGGCGAAGGCACACGCCGGCACCGGGATGGACGCCAGCCCGCTGGAGCTGGAAGGGGTGAAAGCCTGCCTGGAAAATGGGGATTTGAGCAGCCATGGCTGCAAGGTGCCGGAAGCGGTGATGCTTTCCGGCGGCTCCGAGTGCGAGGTCCCACTCATGCAGTCGCGCTACCCCAGCAACAACAACACCCCGGGGCTCAAGCCCTCCTATTTCTGA